The following proteins come from a genomic window of Pararhodobacter sp.:
- a CDS encoding GumC family protein, giving the protein MGPIQNLHELLSWLGRRWQVIALITAMGVVAGLIMAMQTERVYSASAVIQVINPVIAVGDEGGSATTPDVTRRAQIIEQRLMSREALLDLADRFDLFEGVPLSTVEQVGLMRESMSISAIAAAQQGFTRDGSLSALIVSASNSDPVKAAAIANFLADSLIRESESDRQNEAQQTVDFFRAAEERLETEIAALEIEIATYSSENEGYLPAAIAIRRAEQGRMADSLLALEQEVSIRRNELAGQDTGSTRAVTQRRVAQLTDEIAQLTHQSDVLSTRMAEIQAVLEAAPVVEQQLIAMNRRMEQFQAQLTSAADRRREAELGARIEVDQQAERFELLERALVPDYPISRSRKKVALMGVIGGLMLGLMLAYAMEWLKPVMRTAQRVERDLQLRPVMSIPYAMPAVERRRRKMIWAAGLVVLIAGIATVAKLLGIF; this is encoded by the coding sequence ATGGGACCGATACAAAACCTGCACGAGTTGCTCAGCTGGCTGGGCCGACGGTGGCAAGTGATTGCGCTGATCACGGCAATGGGGGTCGTGGCGGGCCTGATCATGGCCATGCAGACCGAGCGCGTTTATTCCGCAAGCGCCGTCATCCAGGTGATCAACCCGGTGATTGCTGTCGGCGACGAAGGCGGGTCCGCGACAACCCCCGATGTGACCCGGCGCGCGCAGATCATCGAACAACGGCTGATGTCGCGTGAGGCGCTGCTGGATCTGGCCGACCGGTTTGATCTGTTCGAGGGCGTCCCGCTGAGCACGGTCGAGCAAGTCGGCCTGATGCGCGAATCGATGAGCATTTCTGCCATTGCCGCCGCGCAGCAGGGCTTTACCCGCGATGGCTCGTTGTCGGCGTTGATCGTCTCGGCCTCCAACAGCGACCCGGTCAAAGCCGCCGCCATCGCCAACTTTCTGGCGGATTCTCTGATCCGGGAAAGCGAAAGCGACCGACAGAACGAAGCACAGCAGACGGTTGATTTCTTCCGCGCCGCCGAAGAGCGGCTGGAAACCGAGATTGCCGCACTCGAGATCGAGATCGCGACGTATAGCAGCGAAAACGAAGGATATTTGCCCGCCGCCATCGCCATTCGCCGCGCCGAGCAAGGCCGAATGGCCGACAGCCTGCTGGCTCTGGAGCAGGAGGTTTCTATTCGGCGCAATGAATTGGCCGGGCAGGACACCGGGTCAACGCGCGCGGTTACCCAGCGGCGCGTCGCGCAGCTGACGGATGAAATCGCCCAGCTCACCCATCAATCCGACGTCCTTTCAACCCGGATGGCAGAGATCCAAGCCGTGCTGGAGGCCGCACCCGTCGTGGAACAACAGCTTATCGCGATGAACCGGCGAATGGAGCAATTTCAGGCGCAACTGACCTCGGCCGCGGATCGTCGTCGCGAGGCGGAACTGGGCGCGCGTATCGAGGTGGACCAACAGGCCGAACGCTTTGAACTGCTGGAGCGCGCCTTGGTGCCCGACTATCCCATCTCGCGCAGCCGCAAGAAAGTGGCGCTGATGGGGGTGATCGGCGGGTTGATGTTGGGTCTCATGCTTGCTTATGCGATGGAATGGCTGAAACCGGTGATGCGTACCGCGCAGCGTGTCGAACGCGATCTGCAATTGCGCCCGGTGATGAGCATCCCCTACGCGATGCCCGCCGTTGAGCGCCGTCGCCGCAAGATGATCTGGGCGGCAGGTCTGGTTGTTCTGATAGCCGGCATTGCAACCGTCGCGAAACTGCTCGGCATTTTCTAA
- a CDS encoding acyl-CoA synthetase, which translates to MRVDLSQGLTPVSTRVMNLSHFLTDIARRHPDAPGFIWGDQHWTWAQMEARAAAFAEVLLDKYHVEKGDRILVQSANNNQMFEAMFGCWRAGCVWVPANFRQTPEEVAFLAKSSQATGLLVGAEFPDHAAACAKYLEFTISIGKSEFAPDYDKLVGEYLGDRRPAADVERDDPCWFFFTSGTTGRPKAAVLTHGQMGFVVTNHLCDLMPGTGPDWGSNDASLVVAPLSHGAGIHQLTQVAHGVPSILPASPGFDPAEVWSLVEKHRVTNMFTVPTIVKLLTEHPAVDQHDHSSLRYVIYAGAPMYRADQITALDKLGPKLVQYFGLGEVTGNITILPPTHHTTGDDMRLGTCGFARTGMHVQIQSPEGIECAPLETGEICVTGPAVFAGYFNNADANEKSFRNGWFRTGDLGHMDENGFVYLTGRASDMYISGGSNIYPREIEEKILLHPAISEVAVLGVPNRKWGEVGVAVCVANTPIEAADLLAWLADKVARYKLPRHVIFWEDMPKSAYGKITKNLIRAELAARDQLPPE; encoded by the coding sequence ATGAGAGTGGACCTGTCGCAGGGGCTCACCCCCGTCTCGACCCGGGTGATGAACCTTTCGCATTTCCTGACCGACATCGCCCGCCGCCACCCTGACGCCCCCGGTTTCATCTGGGGCGACCAGCACTGGACCTGGGCGCAGATGGAGGCCCGCGCCGCCGCCTTTGCCGAGGTGTTGCTGGACAAATACCACGTCGAAAAAGGCGACCGCATCCTCGTGCAATCAGCCAACAACAACCAGATGTTCGAGGCCATGTTCGGCTGCTGGCGCGCGGGATGCGTCTGGGTCCCCGCCAACTTCCGCCAGACGCCCGAGGAGGTGGCCTTCCTCGCGAAATCCAGTCAGGCAACCGGGCTGCTGGTCGGCGCGGAATTCCCCGACCACGCCGCAGCCTGCGCCAAATACCTCGAGTTCACCATCTCGATCGGCAAAAGCGAGTTCGCGCCGGATTATGACAAGCTGGTTGGCGAGTATCTCGGCGACCGTCGCCCCGCCGCCGATGTCGAGCGCGACGATCCCTGCTGGTTCTTCTTCACCTCCGGCACCACCGGCCGCCCCAAGGCCGCCGTTCTGACCCACGGCCAGATGGGCTTTGTCGTCACCAACCACCTGTGCGACCTGATGCCCGGCACCGGCCCCGATTGGGGCAGCAACGACGCCTCGCTGGTCGTCGCCCCTCTCAGCCACGGCGCGGGCATCCACCAACTGACTCAAGTCGCGCATGGTGTGCCCTCGATCTTGCCGGCCAGCCCCGGCTTCGACCCGGCCGAGGTCTGGTCGCTGGTCGAAAAACATCGCGTCACCAACATGTTCACCGTGCCCACCATCGTCAAACTGCTGACCGAGCACCCTGCGGTGGACCAGCACGACCACTCCAGTCTGCGCTATGTCATCTACGCCGGCGCGCCGATGTACCGCGCCGATCAGATCACCGCGCTGGACAAACTCGGGCCAAAGCTGGTGCAATATTTCGGGCTGGGCGAGGTGACCGGCAACATCACCATCCTGCCGCCCACGCATCACACGACCGGCGATGACATGCGGCTGGGCACCTGCGGCTTTGCCCGCACCGGCATGCATGTGCAGATCCAGAGCCCTGAGGGTATCGAATGCGCCCCCTTGGAAACCGGCGAAATCTGCGTCACCGGCCCCGCGGTGTTCGCGGGCTATTTCAACAATGCCGATGCCAATGAAAAATCGTTCCGCAACGGCTGGTTCCGCACCGGCGACCTTGGCCACATGGATGAAAACGGCTTCGTCTACCTGACCGGCCGCGCCTCGGACATGTATATCTCCGGCGGCTCCAACATCTACCCGCGTGAGATTGAGGAGAAAATCCTTCTGCACCCGGCGATTTCCGAGGTTGCCGTGCTGGGTGTGCCCAACCGCAAATGGGGCGAGGTCGGCGTGGCGGTCTGCGTTGCCAACACCCCAATCGAGGCCGCCGATCTGCTGGCGTGGCTGGCCGACAAAGTGGCGCGCTACAAACTGCCCCGGCATGTGATTTTCTGGGAGGACATGCCGAAATCGGCTTACGGCAAGATCACCAAGAACCTGATCCGTGCGGAACTGGCGGCGCGCGATCAATTACCGCCCGAATGA
- a CDS encoding WecB/TagA/CpsF family glycosyltransferase: MEFSFPPHQITVNMPNAAVLLAEVRARMRERQGFALATINLDHLVKLARDPFFRDVYAAQDLVCADGNPIVWLSKLANKPVSLVPGSDMVLPLAHQAARNGVPIALMGSTDDALAAAAESLKAQVQGLEIAACIAPPMGFDPKGPDAVRILEHLSDSGAGLTFIALGAPKQEIFAAFGRDLVPHMGFASIGAGLDFLAGRQTRAPYWVRKIQMEWAWRMLSNPRRLVKRYAECAAILPGEAMRALKQR; encoded by the coding sequence ATGGAGTTTTCCTTTCCTCCCCATCAGATCACGGTGAACATGCCGAACGCAGCGGTGCTTTTGGCCGAGGTCCGCGCCCGCATGCGCGAGCGGCAGGGGTTTGCCTTGGCGACCATCAACCTCGATCACCTCGTGAAACTGGCGCGCGACCCGTTCTTTCGCGACGTTTACGCCGCGCAGGATCTGGTGTGCGCCGATGGCAACCCGATCGTCTGGCTGTCAAAGCTGGCGAACAAGCCTGTATCCTTGGTGCCCGGTTCCGACATGGTGTTGCCACTGGCCCATCAGGCCGCGCGCAACGGTGTGCCGATTGCCTTGATGGGCTCGACGGATGACGCACTGGCCGCCGCCGCCGAGTCGCTCAAAGCGCAGGTTCAGGGGCTCGAGATTGCCGCCTGTATCGCGCCGCCAATGGGGTTTGACCCCAAAGGCCCTGATGCCGTGCGCATCCTCGAACACCTCTCGGATTCCGGCGCCGGGTTGACCTTCATCGCGCTGGGTGCCCCGAAACAAGAGATTTTCGCAGCCTTCGGGCGTGATCTGGTGCCGCATATGGGCTTCGCCTCGATTGGTGCGGGGCTTGATTTTCTGGCGGGTCGGCAAACCCGCGCGCCCTATTGGGTGCGCAAGATCCAGATGGAATGGGCGTGGCGTATGCTGTCGAATCCGCGCCGCTTGGTCAAACGCTATGCCGAATGTGCGGCGATTCTGCCGGGTGAGGCGATGCGCGCGCTCAAACAACGTTGA
- a CDS encoding oligosaccharide flippase family protein, with amino-acid sequence MRTPDSGGMMRRVMRSSAFTIVGFGTQQILRFGSNLILARLLFPEAFGTMALVTVLLIGLTMLSDLGIQPAIQSSKRGDDPAFLNTAWTLNIIRAIGLFVMACALAWPMAWFYDEPQLFHLIPVAALSILFLAIEPTRAETASRHMALGRVTLMEMSAQVFSVIAMLTLAWLTGSIWALVAGNLVGALARALLAWVMLPGISNRLHLDRDCAGELVRYGRWIFFSTVAGFVVLQSDKLILGHYLTMEQLGLYNIGFFLAGFPLMLGQLLVQRLMIPIYRASPPKESAENFARLRRIRFMLSAFLIAGVAPLALGGIFIVDLLYDARYAASGAVTTIVSMALLPQMLGLTYDQVALASGDSRGFFALNASRAAILVTLLVMLVPALGIPGAPIAMASTALLSYPLQLRLARKHGAWDPLHDAVMASVAAGLLVLVLWLHGEALVQIFAR; translated from the coding sequence ATGAGAACACCAGACTCGGGCGGAATGATGCGGCGTGTCATGCGGTCGTCGGCCTTTACAATCGTCGGATTCGGTACGCAACAAATCTTGCGCTTTGGCTCGAACCTGATCCTGGCACGGCTGCTGTTCCCTGAGGCGTTCGGCACGATGGCGCTGGTCACGGTGCTGTTGATCGGCCTGACGATGCTGTCGGATCTGGGCATTCAGCCCGCCATTCAAAGCAGCAAACGCGGCGATGATCCGGCGTTCCTGAACACCGCCTGGACCCTGAACATCATCCGCGCGATTGGCTTGTTTGTCATGGCCTGTGCGCTGGCCTGGCCGATGGCATGGTTCTATGACGAGCCGCAGCTGTTCCACCTGATCCCGGTCGCCGCGCTCAGCATCCTGTTCCTGGCGATCGAGCCGACGCGCGCCGAAACCGCCTCGCGGCATATGGCGCTGGGCCGGGTCACGTTGATGGAGATGTCAGCGCAGGTGTTCAGCGTGATCGCGATGCTGACGCTGGCCTGGTTGACCGGGTCGATCTGGGCGCTGGTGGCGGGCAATCTGGTTGGCGCCTTGGCGCGGGCGCTGCTGGCCTGGGTCATGCTGCCCGGCATTTCGAATCGGCTGCATCTGGACCGTGACTGTGCGGGCGAATTGGTGCGCTATGGCCGCTGGATCTTTTTCAGCACGGTCGCCGGTTTCGTGGTGCTGCAAAGCGACAAACTGATTCTTGGCCATTATCTGACGATGGAGCAGCTTGGCCTGTATAACATCGGCTTTTTCCTGGCGGGCTTTCCGTTGATGCTGGGGCAATTGCTGGTGCAGCGCCTGATGATCCCGATTTATCGCGCCAGCCCACCGAAGGAATCCGCCGAGAATTTCGCCCGCTTGCGGCGCATCCGCTTCATGCTGTCGGCGTTCCTGATTGCGGGCGTTGCCCCCTTGGCCTTGGGCGGGATTTTCATTGTCGATCTGCTGTATGATGCGCGTTACGCGGCATCCGGCGCGGTGACGACAATCGTCAGCATGGCGCTGCTGCCACAAATGCTGGGCCTGACTTATGACCAAGTGGCGCTCGCCTCGGGCGATTCACGCGGGTTCTTTGCCTTGAATGCATCACGCGCGGCGATTCTGGTGACGCTGCTGGTTATGCTGGTGCCCGCATTGGGGATTCCCGGTGCGCCAATTGCAATGGCCTCGACAGCGCTGCTCAGCTATCCATTGCAACTGCGCCTGGCGCGCAAACACGGTGCCTGGGATCCGCTGCATGATGCGGTCATGGCCTCTGTCGCGGCCGGGTTGCTGGTTTTGGTGCTGTGGTTGCATGGCGAGGCTTTGGTGCAGATTTTCGCGCGGTAA
- the idi gene encoding isopentenyl-diphosphate Delta-isomerase, with protein MQQDIPAWVDGHLQPMDKLEVHQQGLRHPAVSIFVVAGGRLLIQRRALGKYHTPGLWANTCCTHPLWGENPEACARRRLSEELGISGVKLQPRGQVEYRAEVGGGMIEHEVVDLFLAECAIPPEVTPNPDEVMDTAWIDAATLQIALAERPGEFTPWLQIYLREHADQVLPGF; from the coding sequence ATGCAACAAGATATTCCCGCATGGGTCGATGGCCACTTGCAGCCGATGGACAAGCTGGAGGTGCATCAGCAAGGGCTGCGGCATCCGGCGGTTTCCATCTTTGTCGTGGCCGGTGGACGGCTGTTGATTCAACGTCGTGCCTTGGGCAAATATCACACACCCGGCCTCTGGGCGAATACCTGTTGCACGCACCCTTTGTGGGGCGAAAACCCCGAAGCCTGTGCGCGGCGGCGGCTGTCCGAGGAATTGGGCATCTCGGGCGTGAAATTGCAGCCGCGCGGGCAAGTGGAATATCGCGCCGAGGTCGGCGGCGGCATGATCGAACATGAGGTGGTGGATCTGTTTCTTGCCGAGTGCGCGATACCGCCCGAGGTGACGCCAAACCCCGACGAGGTGATGGACACGGCCTGGATCGACGCCGCGACCTTGCAGATCGCTCTGGCCGAGCGCCCTGGTGAGTTTACACCGTGGTTACAAATTTATCTGCGCGAGCACGCGGATCAGGTGTTGCCCGGTTTTTGA
- a CDS encoding CpsD/CapB family tyrosine-protein kinase yields MVNTRILEQRLGWRSSDPDKMPEPPTRPIGHAPMLQGRVQQAERTAPSRGPRGLAVADAWDRLPTTDLTAEALIARSGLVPAIDRGAVAGAAFDQFRTQLMRVLKSNDWRRIGITSPKRGAGRSFFAAGLAASVARLENLRVLLIDADLQAPGLAEIFDTAAPGPLEAVLTGQTDPETHLLRIGNGLAVAMNDTVIPYGAELLLAPDAILALRAMYDLLAPDVVVFDMPPLLNDTVSQALLPQLDAVLLISDGKANTGAEIIECERLLEGQVPVIGIALNKSEDRDTRPASRRRF; encoded by the coding sequence ATGGTAAACACGCGCATTCTCGAGCAACGCCTGGGCTGGCGCAGCAGCGATCCGGATAAAATGCCGGAGCCGCCGACTCGCCCGATCGGCCATGCGCCGATGCTGCAAGGGCGCGTGCAACAGGCCGAGCGCACCGCTCCATCGCGGGGGCCGCGTGGCCTTGCGGTTGCCGATGCCTGGGACCGTTTGCCAACCACCGATCTGACCGCCGAGGCGTTGATTGCGCGCTCTGGTCTGGTGCCGGCGATTGATCGCGGCGCGGTTGCCGGGGCAGCGTTTGATCAATTTCGCACACAATTGATGCGCGTGCTGAAAAGCAATGACTGGCGGCGCATCGGCATTACCTCACCCAAACGCGGCGCAGGGCGCAGCTTTTTTGCCGCCGGATTGGCCGCCAGTGTCGCGCGGCTTGAAAACCTGCGGGTGTTGCTGATTGATGCCGACCTTCAGGCCCCCGGCCTTGCCGAGATTTTCGATACTGCAGCACCCGGCCCGCTTGAGGCAGTCTTGACGGGTCAGACCGACCCGGAAACCCATTTGTTGCGCATCGGCAATGGCTTGGCGGTGGCGATGAATGACACCGTGATCCCCTATGGCGCCGAATTGCTGCTGGCGCCCGATGCGATCCTGGCCCTGCGCGCCATGTATGACCTGCTGGCGCCCGATGTGGTGGTGTTCGACATGCCGCCGCTGCTGAATGACACTGTGTCGCAGGCCTTGTTGCCACAACTTGACGCGGTGCTGCTGATCTCGGACGGCAAAGCGAACACCGGCGCCGAAATCATCGAATGCGAGCGTCTGTTGGAGGGGCAAGTCCCGGTGATCGGCATCGCCCTGAACAAATCCGAAGACCGCGACACGCGCCCTGCGTCGCGTCGGCGTTTCTAA
- a CDS encoding acetyl-CoA acetyltransferase produces the protein MPSAQIVGWSHSKFGKSEHSDTEHLIAEILAPALEHAGVSAEDVDGIFVGVFNNGFSRQDFQAALVALADERLRHTPAIRFENACATGSAALYGAMDFIESGRGKIALVVGAEKMTATPTAQVGDILLGASYVAEEADVPAGFAGLFGQIAGGYFQKYGDQSDALAMIAAKNHANGMNNPYAHMRKDFGFDFCNTPSEKNPHVAGPLRRTDCSLVSDGAAILILADAETAATLNRAIAFRARVQRNDFLPLSRRDVLNFTGARMAWAGALKNAGLTLDDLSFVETHDCFTVAEMLEYEAMGLAEKGQGHRVIRDGVTTMQGKLPVNPSGGLKSKGHPIGATGVSQHVMAAMQIAGEAGDMQVKDARLGGVFNMGGAAVANYCSILERVK, from the coding sequence ATGCCCAGCGCGCAAATCGTCGGTTGGAGCCACTCGAAATTCGGCAAATCCGAGCACTCCGACACCGAACACCTGATCGCCGAAATCCTCGCCCCGGCGCTGGAGCACGCGGGCGTCAGTGCCGAGGACGTCGACGGCATCTTTGTCGGCGTGTTCAACAACGGCTTCTCGCGGCAGGACTTTCAAGCAGCCCTCGTCGCGCTTGCCGATGAACGCCTGCGCCACACCCCGGCGATCCGCTTCGAGAATGCCTGCGCCACCGGGTCTGCGGCCTTGTACGGCGCGATGGATTTCATCGAATCCGGGCGCGGCAAGATTGCGCTTGTCGTCGGCGCGGAAAAGATGACCGCGACACCCACGGCGCAGGTTGGCGATATCCTGCTGGGTGCCTCCTATGTCGCCGAGGAAGCCGATGTGCCCGCCGGTTTCGCCGGTCTGTTCGGCCAGATCGCCGGCGGCTACTTTCAGAAATACGGCGACCAGTCCGACGCGCTGGCGATGATTGCCGCCAAGAACCACGCCAACGGCATGAACAACCCCTACGCCCATATGCGCAAGGATTTCGGCTTCGACTTCTGCAACACTCCGTCCGAGAAGAACCCCCATGTCGCTGGCCCCCTGCGTCGCACCGATTGCTCGTTGGTCTCCGATGGCGCGGCAATTCTGATCCTCGCCGATGCCGAAACCGCCGCGACGCTGAACCGCGCGATTGCCTTCCGCGCCCGCGTGCAGAGGAACGACTTTCTGCCTCTCTCGCGCCGCGATGTGCTCAATTTCACCGGCGCACGCATGGCTTGGGCCGGGGCGCTGAAAAACGCAGGGCTGACGCTGGATGATCTCAGCTTTGTCGAAACGCATGACTGCTTCACCGTCGCCGAGATGCTGGAATACGAGGCGATGGGGCTGGCCGAAAAGGGTCAGGGCCACCGCGTGATCCGCGACGGCGTGACCACGATGCAAGGCAAGCTGCCGGTAAACCCCTCGGGCGGGCTGAAATCCAAGGGCCACCCGATTGGCGCAACCGGCGTCTCGCAACACGTCATGGCCGCCATGCAGATCGCCGGCGAGGCGGGCGACATGCAGGTCAAAGATGCGCGCCTTGGCGGCGTGTTCAACATGGGCGGGGCGGCTGTCGCCAATTATTGCTCGATCCTGGAGCGCGTAAAATGA
- a CDS encoding glycosyltransferase, whose product MKKAAPAPTIDAVAIGRNEGARLIACLESLNGAVRRVIYVDSGSSDGSVEAARAAGATVVSLDLSVPFTAARARNAGLAALSRDPPTYVQFIDGDCTLRDGWMARATQFLHDNLRAAVVCGRRRERHPEASVYNTLIDAEWNTPLGAAKSCGGDALMRYQAIAAVRGFREDLIAGEEPELCLRLRARGWTIWRIDAEMTWHDAEITRFGQWWKRTERAGHAFAEGAARFSTPQDPHWDREVQRIWIWGLGIPIVALVGSLFHPAALALMLLYPVQVMRLSGRMGWQAALFNTLGKFPEAVGAIRFYSRQLGKGEKRLIEYK is encoded by the coding sequence ATGAAAAAAGCGGCACCAGCACCGACAATCGACGCCGTGGCGATCGGCAGGAACGAAGGCGCGCGCCTGATCGCCTGTCTCGAGTCGCTCAACGGTGCGGTGCGGCGCGTGATCTATGTCGATTCAGGGTCGAGCGACGGCAGCGTCGAGGCGGCGCGCGCAGCGGGGGCGACGGTTGTTTCGCTGGATCTGTCGGTGCCGTTCACCGCCGCGCGGGCGCGCAACGCGGGTCTGGCGGCGCTGTCGCGGGACCCGCCGACCTATGTGCAGTTCATCGACGGCGATTGCACCCTGCGGGATGGGTGGATGGCGCGCGCGACGCAGTTCCTGCATGACAATCTGCGCGCCGCGGTGGTCTGCGGGCGGCGGCGTGAGCGCCACCCCGAAGCCAGTGTCTATAACACCTTGATTGACGCCGAATGGAATACGCCACTGGGCGCGGCCAAATCCTGCGGCGGGGATGCCTTGATGCGCTATCAAGCGATTGCCGCGGTCAGGGGATTCCGCGAGGATCTGATTGCCGGCGAAGAGCCGGAGCTGTGCTTGCGGTTGCGGGCGCGGGGCTGGACGATCTGGCGTATTGATGCCGAAATGACCTGGCACGACGCCGAGATCACCCGGTTCGGCCAATGGTGGAAACGCACCGAACGCGCGGGCCATGCCTTTGCCGAGGGGGCGGCGCGATTTTCCACGCCGCAAGACCCGCATTGGGACCGCGAGGTGCAGCGCATCTGGATCTGGGGTCTGGGGATTCCGATTGTCGCGCTGGTGGGGTCACTATTTCACCCGGCGGCGCTGGCCCTGATGCTGCTTTATCCGGTGCAGGTGATGCGTCTGAGCGGCCGCATGGGCTGGCAGGCGGCGCTGTTCAACACCTTGGGGAAATTCCCCGAGGCCGTGGGCGCGATCCGGTTCTATTCAAGGCAGTTGGGCAAGGGCGAAAAACGGTTGATCGAGTATAAATAG